From the genome of Pseudoxanthomonas sp.:
CGATTTCGCCACGCGTGCCGATGCGGCGGGCGTGGACGCGTCGATCGTGCAGGTCGAAGCGCTGATCGCGCGCGAAGCCGAACGCGGCATCGATCCTTCGCGCGTGCTGCTGGCGGGATTTTCGCAGGGCGGTGCCATCACCCTGGCCGCCGGCGTGCGTCGCAGCGTGCCGCTGGCTGGCCTGATCGCGCTGTCCACCTATCTGCCGGCTGCGGATGGTCTGGCCGGTTTCGCCAATGCAGCGGCGACTTCGCAGCCGATCTTCATGGGCCACGGCACGGCTGATCCGGTCGTCCTGCAGGCCTATGGCCAGCGCAGCGCGCAGGCGCTGGTCGACAACGGTTTCAGCGTCGACTGGCATGCCTATCCGATGGCGCATTCGGTTTGCGCCGACGAGATCCGCGACCTGGGCGACTGGATGTCGCAGCGTTTGCGCTGATCGCATGAGCCAGGCGCAGCCCGCACAGGACTGGTTGCCGGAGCTATGCACGCTGCCGCGCCTGGTGGTGATGCTGGGACTGGCCGAACTGGTGGTGATCGTGCTGGCGCTCTCACCGGATGGCGCGCCACGCTGGAGCGTCGAACATTTCCTGTCGGCCAGCGCGTTCGCGCTGTGGCAGGCGGTCGCGGTCACCGCGCTGCTGTGTGTGATGCGCTCGTCACTGTCGCGGCTGCCGCAGCAACTGGGCGCGTTATGCGCGGTCGGCGTGGCTGGTGCGGTGGGGATGTGCTCGGCGGGCACGCTGTATACGCTCTATACCGCCACGGGCCTGCAGATCGGGGCCGGTCACGTGGGCTTCTGGCGCTTCACCCTGGGCAGTGCGGCGGTGGTAATGCTGATCGGTGCGCTGGCATTGCGCTATTTCTATGTCAGCGACCGCTGGGCCGCACAGGTTTCGGCCAGTGCCCGCGCCGAGGCGGACGCGCTGCAGGCACGGATCCGCCCGCACTTCCTGTTCAACAGCATGAACCTCATCGCTAGCCTGCTGCACAGCGCGCCGCAGGTGGCCGAACGCGCGGTGCTGGATCTGTCGGATCTGTTCCGCGCGGCGCTGGGTGCGGGTGAGGACAACTCCACCCTGGCCCAGGAAGTGGAGTTGTCCGAGCGCTACCTGTCGATTGAATCGCTGCGCCTGGGCGAGCGCCTGAGCGTGCAGTGGGAGCGCACCGAACCGCTGCCATGGACGTTGGTGCTGCCGCGCCTGGTGCTGCAGCCGCTGGTGGAAAATGCCGTGCTGCATGGCATCTCGCGACTGCCCGAAGGCGGCGCCATCGAGATCGCGTTGCGCGTCGAAGGCCGGCTGCTGCATGTCCGCGTGCGTAACCCGGCGCCGGAACCCGGTGGCGTGCCGGTGCCCAGGGTGGAGCGTGGTGCAGGCCACGCCCAGCGCAGCATCGCCCACCGGTTGTCCTATCGATTCGGCGCAGGGGCGCGGGTGACGGGCTTCTGGGAGCAGGGCTACTATGCCTGCGAACTCGCCATTCCCCTGGCCTGAGGTGCGCATGCCACTGACCGTGGTGGTTGTAGACGATGAGCCGCTGGCACGCGAGCGCCTGCGTGGCCTGCTGGCCGGACAATCCGACGTGCAGGTGGTGGCCGAAGCCGGCGATGGACTGGCCGCGCTGCAGGCCTGTGCCGAACATCGCCCCGACCTGGTGCTGCTGGACATCTCCATGCCGGGTGTCGATGGCCTGGAAGTCGCACGCCACCTGGCGGCCTTCGATCCGCGTCCCGCGGTCGTGTTCTGCACCGCCTACGACGCGCACGCGCTGTCGGCGTTCGAGGCGGCGGCAATCGACTACCTGATGAAGCCGGTGCGCGTGGAGCGCCTGGTCTCGGCGCTGGAGCGGGCGCATACCTTCGTCGCCGGGCGTGCCAGCGCGCCAGCGCCGGCCAGTCACCAGCCGCGCACGCAC
Proteins encoded in this window:
- a CDS encoding LytTR family DNA-binding domain-containing protein; translation: MPLTVVVVDDEPLARERLRGLLAGQSDVQVVAEAGDGLAALQACAEHRPDLVLLDISMPGVDGLEVARHLAAFDPRPAVVFCTAYDAHALSAFEAAAIDYLMKPVRVERLVSALERAHTFVAGRASAPAPASHQPRTHLCARLRGSLRLIPLDDVHYLQAEEKYVVVHHARGEDLIEESLKSLEEEFASRFVRIHRNCLVARHELMELRRMDDGRVQAVLRHAPAPLEVSRRCVPALRETVKAL
- a CDS encoding dienelactone hydrolase family protein — translated: MSDLLDAVELETGTAPQWSVLWLHGLGADGNDFAPIVPELVRPGWPALRFVFPHAPVRAVTINNGMRMRAWYDIAGTDFATRADAAGVDASIVQVEALIAREAERGIDPSRVLLAGFSQGGAITLAAGVRRSVPLAGLIALSTYLPAADGLAGFANAAATSQPIFMGHGTADPVVLQAYGQRSAQALVDNGFSVDWHAYPMAHSVCADEIRDLGDWMSQRLR
- a CDS encoding histidine kinase; this translates as MSQAQPAQDWLPELCTLPRLVVMLGLAELVVIVLALSPDGAPRWSVEHFLSASAFALWQAVAVTALLCVMRSSLSRLPQQLGALCAVGVAGAVGMCSAGTLYTLYTATGLQIGAGHVGFWRFTLGSAAVVMLIGALALRYFYVSDRWAAQVSASARAEADALQARIRPHFLFNSMNLIASLLHSAPQVAERAVLDLSDLFRAALGAGEDNSTLAQEVELSERYLSIESLRLGERLSVQWERTEPLPWTLVLPRLVLQPLVENAVLHGISRLPEGGAIEIALRVEGRLLHVRVRNPAPEPGGVPVPRVERGAGHAQRSIAHRLSYRFGAGARVTGFWEQGYYACELAIPLA